In Phaeobacter gallaeciensis DSM 26640, a genomic segment contains:
- a CDS encoding BKACE family enzyme, with the protein MNNPCIICVAITGSVPRKAHNPAVPISIEEQIESTHEAYEAGASIAHCHVRLEDETPTSDPDRFARLMGGIRHHCPDMIIQLSTGGRSGAGHERGGMLSLRPDMASLSVGSNNFPTRVYENPPDLVDWLAAQMLAYDVKPEIEAFDLSHIHQAVAMSRDGRLKAPLYVQFVLGVKNAMPVDRDVFDYYVKTMQRLAPDAQWCAAGIGAGQLDVNEWAIAAGGHTRTGLEDNLRLDRHTLAPSNAALVRRAADLCDRYNRPVATCAEARDILGLRAANS; encoded by the coding sequence ATGAACAATCCTTGTATCATCTGCGTCGCCATTACTGGATCTGTTCCGCGCAAGGCTCATAATCCAGCCGTACCAATCAGCATTGAAGAGCAGATCGAAAGCACCCATGAAGCCTATGAAGCCGGTGCCAGCATCGCACATTGCCATGTCCGGCTGGAGGATGAGACGCCGACCTCGGATCCCGACCGCTTCGCCCGGCTCATGGGTGGTATCCGTCATCACTGCCCTGATATGATCATCCAGCTGTCGACTGGTGGGCGGTCAGGGGCCGGACACGAACGCGGCGGCATGTTGTCACTGCGACCGGACATGGCCTCGCTCTCTGTCGGCTCCAACAACTTCCCAACCCGCGTCTATGAGAACCCACCGGATCTGGTGGACTGGCTGGCGGCACAGATGCTGGCGTATGACGTCAAACCGGAGATCGAGGCCTTTGACCTCTCGCACATTCACCAGGCGGTGGCGATGTCACGGGACGGTCGACTGAAGGCCCCGCTTTATGTGCAGTTTGTACTGGGTGTCAAAAACGCGATGCCGGTGGACCGCGATGTCTTCGATTATTACGTGAAGACCATGCAGCGGCTTGCTCCGGACGCGCAGTGGTGTGCCGCTGGGATTGGTGCAGGTCAGCTGGACGTCAACGAATGGGCCATCGCAGCGGGTGGTCACACACGCACCGGGCTGGAGGACAATCTGCGGCTGGACCGCCATACGCTTGCGCCCTCCAACGCCGCATTGGTGCGCCGCGCCGCAGATCTATGTGACCGCTACAACCGCCCTGTGGCAACATGCGCCGAAGCCCGTGATATTTTAGGTCTGCGCGCTGCCAACAGCTGA
- the cueR gene encoding Cu(I)-responsive transcriptional regulator, giving the protein MNIGDVASRSGLSAKTIRYYEDIGLIKPRRSENGYRCFAETDLHKLAFLGRARALGFTIEDCRTLLALYEDESRASADVKQLAQEHLDKINIKIADLEAMRDTLSELVTCCAGDNRPDCPILRDLSQPPEVGEG; this is encoded by the coding sequence ATGAACATTGGTGATGTGGCCAGCCGCTCTGGCCTGTCGGCCAAGACCATTCGCTACTATGAAGACATAGGCCTGATCAAACCGCGGCGCAGTGAGAATGGCTATCGTTGCTTTGCGGAGACCGACCTGCACAAGCTGGCGTTTCTGGGCCGCGCCCGCGCGCTTGGCTTTACCATCGAAGATTGCCGGACGCTGCTTGCGCTTTATGAGGATGAGAGCCGGGCCAGCGCCGACGTGAAACAATTGGCGCAGGAGCATCTCGACAAGATCAATATCAAGATCGCCGATCTTGAAGCGATGCGGGATACGCTGTCGGAGCTGGTGACCTGTTGCGCAGGTGACAATCGGCCTGACTGCCCCATTCTGCGTGATCTGTCCCAGCCGCCTGAAGTGGGTGAGGGATAG
- a CDS encoding heavy metal translocating P-type ATPase translates to MEEPHVRELNIEVTGLSCAGCVGRAERALASVSGVQEASVNLATSKARIVGSSEISAEDLRGALKTAGYPAAEAMIELQISGLTCASCVGRVERALQQVDGVVSADVNLAQEQAYVTYLAGVLTAEDLLKASKHAGYPAIYIGNTQSDADSLKVAKEAEIQRLCWELLIAAALTLPVFVIEMGGHMIPALHHWVARTIGTGNSHILQFLLTTLVLFGPGLRFYRQGVPALLRAAPDMNALVAIGTTAAYGYSVVATFAPRLLPVGTVNVYYEAAAVIVTLILLGRWLEARAKGRTGAAIRALVGLQPKVALVVTGTKAEERPVSELCVGDHLRARPGERIAVDGTVLTGRSFVDESMITGEPVPLEKAAGDVLTAGTINGAAVLDYRATHVGADTLLAQIVRMVEQAQGAKLPVQALVDRVTLWFVPAVIVIAALTVAVWLLFGPDPALPLALVAGVSVLIIACPCAMGLATPTSIMVGIGRAAQMGVLFRKGDALQRLQDTRVVALDKTGTLTEGRPTLTMLRCADGFDRAGLLPLLGAAEAQSEHPIARAITGAAGADIPQATEVEAIPGYGLRATVAGQLVLIGAARLMTREGISCAPFEVEAEHLAARGATTLFAAVDGQLAGLVAVTDPVKEGSRAAVKAMAAQGLKVAMLTGDGAATAQAIADDLGIEIVEANCLPGDKVSALEALQKQHGALAFIGDGINDAPALAAADVGIAIGTGTDVAIEAADIVLVSGDLRGAVNAIKISRATLRNIRQNLGWAFGYNILLVPVAAGILVPFGGPLLSPGLAAGAMAMSSVFVLSNALRLRGLRSDIDQSATPADPTPAQQMNEVRP, encoded by the coding sequence ATGGAAGAACCACACGTCAGGGAACTGAACATTGAGGTGACCGGCCTGAGTTGTGCTGGCTGTGTCGGGCGAGCAGAGCGGGCGCTGGCTTCGGTGTCCGGGGTGCAGGAGGCATCCGTCAATCTGGCGACCAGCAAAGCGCGTATTGTGGGGTCATCCGAGATATCGGCGGAGGATCTGCGCGGGGCCTTGAAAACGGCCGGATACCCGGCGGCAGAGGCGATGATTGAGTTGCAGATCAGCGGTCTCACCTGCGCAAGCTGCGTTGGTCGCGTCGAACGCGCTCTGCAACAGGTCGACGGGGTAGTTTCGGCAGACGTGAACCTTGCGCAGGAGCAGGCCTATGTGACCTATTTGGCTGGCGTGTTGACTGCGGAGGATCTGCTGAAGGCCAGCAAACACGCAGGCTATCCCGCGATATATATCGGGAACACGCAAAGTGACGCCGATAGCCTGAAGGTTGCAAAGGAAGCTGAAATTCAGCGTCTTTGCTGGGAATTACTTATCGCTGCTGCCCTGACGCTGCCGGTCTTTGTGATCGAGATGGGCGGCCATATGATCCCTGCGCTGCACCATTGGGTTGCGCGCACCATCGGCACCGGGAATAGCCATATTTTGCAATTTCTGCTGACAACACTGGTGTTGTTTGGTCCCGGTCTGCGGTTCTACCGCCAGGGGGTGCCTGCACTGCTGCGCGCTGCGCCGGATATGAATGCGTTGGTGGCGATCGGGACTACGGCAGCCTACGGGTACTCGGTGGTGGCAACCTTTGCTCCGCGCTTGCTGCCTGTGGGTACCGTCAATGTCTACTACGAGGCGGCAGCGGTTATCGTCACCTTGATCCTGCTGGGGCGCTGGCTGGAAGCCCGTGCCAAGGGGCGCACCGGCGCTGCTATCCGTGCTCTGGTCGGGCTGCAGCCCAAGGTCGCGTTGGTTGTTACCGGCACCAAGGCAGAGGAACGTCCGGTCTCGGAGCTGTGCGTTGGCGATCATCTGCGGGCGCGACCGGGTGAGCGGATTGCCGTGGATGGTACGGTTTTGACCGGCCGCTCCTTTGTTGATGAGAGCATGATCACCGGAGAACCGGTCCCCTTGGAGAAAGCTGCTGGCGATGTGCTGACGGCGGGCACCATCAATGGGGCTGCGGTTTTGGACTATCGCGCCACTCATGTCGGTGCGGATACGCTGCTGGCGCAGATCGTGCGGATGGTTGAGCAGGCGCAGGGCGCCAAACTGCCGGTGCAGGCGCTGGTGGATCGTGTGACACTGTGGTTCGTCCCGGCGGTGATCGTGATTGCGGCGCTGACGGTCGCTGTCTGGCTGCTGTTTGGCCCGGACCCGGCCCTGCCCTTGGCGCTGGTTGCGGGGGTATCTGTGCTGATCATCGCCTGCCCCTGCGCAATGGGGCTGGCGACGCCAACTTCGATCATGGTTGGGATTGGGCGTGCGGCACAGATGGGGGTGCTGTTCCGCAAGGGAGACGCTCTACAACGGTTGCAGGACACACGCGTGGTTGCCTTGGATAAGACGGGCACCCTGACGGAAGGCCGCCCAACACTGACCATGCTGCGCTGTGCCGACGGGTTTGACAGGGCCGGGCTGCTGCCGCTGCTGGGGGCGGCGGAGGCCCAGTCGGAACATCCGATCGCACGGGCCATAACAGGTGCAGCGGGGGCGGATATCCCGCAAGCGACCGAGGTTGAAGCCATTCCAGGATATGGTTTGCGCGCAACTGTAGCGGGCCAGCTGGTTCTTATCGGGGCTGCGCGACTGATGACGCGTGAGGGGATTTCCTGTGCGCCATTTGAGGTGGAGGCTGAGCATCTCGCCGCGCGCGGTGCAACCACGCTATTTGCGGCGGTTGATGGACAGCTGGCAGGGTTGGTGGCCGTAACCGACCCTGTCAAAGAGGGAAGCCGTGCCGCTGTAAAAGCCATGGCCGCTCAGGGGTTGAAAGTTGCGATGCTGACCGGCGATGGGGCGGCCACGGCGCAGGCTATCGCTGATGATCTGGGGATTGAGATCGTTGAAGCGAACTGTCTGCCCGGTGATAAGGTGAGTGCACTGGAGGCGCTGCAGAAGCAACACGGAGCCCTTGCCTTCATTGGTGACGGGATCAATGATGCGCCTGCCCTGGCGGCAGCAGATGTCGGGATTGCAATCGGCACCGGAACGGATGTGGCCATTGAGGCAGCGGATATCGTCCTGGTCTCTGGTGACCTGCGCGGGGCGGTCAACGCCATCAAGATCAGCCGGGCGACGTTGCGCAATATCCGGCAGAATTTGGGGTGGGCCTTTGGTTATAATATTCTGCTGGTGCCTGTGGCTGCGGGGATCCTGGTGCCCTTTGGCGGGCCGCTTTTGTCGCCAGGACTGGCGGCAGGTGCGATGGCGATGTCCAGTGTGTTTGTACTCAGCAATGCGCTGCGCTTGCGTGGGCTGCGTTCGGACATAGATCAGTCAGCGACACCGGCGGATCCAACACCCGCGCAGCAGATGAATGAGGTGCGACCATGA
- a CDS encoding S-(hydroxymethyl)glutathione dehydrogenase/class III alcohol dehydrogenase, translating to MIRTRAAVAVAPGKPLEIMEVNLEGPKKGEVLVEIKATGLCHTDEFTRSGDDPEGIFPAILGHEGAGVVVEVGEGVTSLEVGDHVIPLYTPECRECEYCLNPKTNLCQAIRSTQGQGLLPDGSTRFSMLDGTPIYHYMGCSTFANHTVVPEIALAKIRKDAPFDKVCYIGCGVTTGIGAVINTAKVEIGSRAIVFGLGGIGLNVIQGLRLAGADQIVGVDLNPGKVEMAKQFGMTDFVNPAEVDGDLVAHLVELTKGGADYTFDATGNVQVMRTALEAAHKGWGESIIIGVAPAGAEISTRPFQLVTGRSWRGTAFGGAAGRTDVPKIVDWYMDGKIEIDPMITHKLSLDEINHGFDLMHEGKSIRAVVEF from the coding sequence ATGATACGCACTCGCGCCGCTGTGGCCGTTGCCCCGGGCAAACCGCTGGAGATTATGGAGGTGAACCTCGAAGGCCCGAAGAAGGGCGAGGTGCTGGTCGAAATCAAGGCAACTGGTCTTTGCCACACAGATGAGTTCACCCGCTCCGGTGATGATCCCGAGGGTATCTTCCCGGCAATTCTGGGCCATGAAGGAGCAGGCGTTGTGGTCGAAGTTGGCGAAGGCGTGACCAGCCTGGAAGTGGGCGATCATGTGATCCCACTCTACACGCCGGAATGCCGCGAATGCGAATACTGCCTCAACCCCAAGACAAACCTGTGTCAGGCGATCCGCTCGACGCAAGGCCAAGGCTTGCTGCCGGACGGCTCCACACGGTTCTCAATGCTGGATGGCACGCCGATCTACCACTACATGGGATGCTCGACCTTCGCCAACCACACCGTGGTGCCGGAAATCGCCTTGGCAAAAATCCGCAAAGACGCCCCTTTCGACAAGGTCTGCTACATCGGTTGCGGTGTCACCACGGGTATCGGCGCGGTGATCAACACGGCCAAGGTAGAGATCGGCTCGCGCGCTATTGTCTTTGGTCTTGGCGGCATTGGCCTCAATGTCATTCAAGGCCTGCGCTTGGCCGGTGCGGATCAGATTGTCGGTGTGGACCTCAACCCCGGCAAGGTCGAGATGGCCAAGCAGTTTGGCATGACCGATTTTGTGAACCCGGCTGAAGTTGACGGCGATCTGGTTGCGCATCTCGTGGAACTGACCAAAGGTGGAGCGGATTACACCTTTGATGCCACGGGCAATGTACAGGTGATGCGGACCGCGCTTGAAGCCGCGCATAAAGGCTGGGGTGAGAGCATCATCATCGGCGTGGCACCGGCAGGTGCCGAAATCTCCACCCGTCCGTTCCAACTGGTGACAGGCCGCAGCTGGCGCGGCACCGCCTTTGGCGGCGCGGCCGGGCGTACGGATGTGCCCAAGATCGTGGACTGGTATATGGACGGCAAGATCGAAATCGACCCGATGATCACCCACAAGCTGTCTCTTGATGAAATCAACCACGGGTTCGACCTGATGCATGAAGGCAAATCGATCCGCGCCGTCGTCGAATTCTGA
- a CDS encoding GntR family transcriptional regulator, with product MKLHAIDISKTESAATIIFRALQKAIITGELSDGTPLRQDEIAKAFRTSRFPVREAIARLEQQGLVTSQRYKGAVVATLSMQDASEIFELRAKLEADIIRAAVANMTQEITDQAHAHLDAFAACNDPMQWGPLNRQFHGTLYSVSGLPYHIEVVESAMDRIDRYLRAQLIMSDGMARSDQEHRAILRACEERDAEQAARLTAEHILAAKTSLEEQLRAQIP from the coding sequence TTGAAACTGCACGCCATCGATATCTCCAAAACCGAGTCCGCCGCGACGATCATCTTTCGCGCCCTGCAGAAGGCAATCATCACCGGTGAGCTCTCTGATGGCACGCCCCTGCGGCAGGATGAAATCGCCAAGGCCTTTCGAACCTCCCGATTTCCCGTACGCGAGGCCATCGCCCGTTTGGAACAACAGGGGCTGGTCACCTCCCAGCGCTACAAAGGAGCGGTGGTCGCGACCCTGTCGATGCAGGATGCCTCCGAGATTTTTGAACTGCGCGCGAAGCTTGAAGCCGATATTATCCGCGCCGCGGTTGCCAATATGACGCAAGAGATCACGGATCAGGCCCATGCGCATCTGGATGCCTTTGCAGCCTGTAATGATCCGATGCAATGGGGACCGCTGAACCGGCAATTTCACGGCACGCTCTACAGCGTCAGCGGCCTACCCTACCATATCGAAGTCGTTGAGAGCGCAATGGATCGTATCGACCGCTATCTGCGGGCGCAGTTGATCATGAGTGACGGCATGGCCCGCAGCGACCAGGAACATCGCGCTATCCTCCGCGCCTGCGAGGAGCGTGATGCTGAACAGGCCGCCCGGCTAACAGCAGAACATATACTGGCGGCCAAAACCTCACTTGAGGAGCAATTGCGGGCTCAGATCCCCTGA
- a CDS encoding SpoVR family protein — protein MQAGDTVAKPMFTGPEWTFELLEVARDAIEDIALNDLGLDVYPNQIEIISAEQMLDAYSCVGLPLMYQHWSFGKHFARDEALYRTGRQGLAYEIVINSNPCISYNMEENTMAMQTLVMAHAAFGHNHFFKNNYLFQQWTDAAGIHDYLAFAKNYIAACEERYGLSAVEEILDAAHALQSQGVFRYGRPPKPTTEELAAMQKVREGHESAQSVLDIWTDATLGRDKLEQIKDEPYSARRKLMNLPQENLLYFLEKHSPVLEPWQCEILRIVRMLAQYLYPQKQTKVMNEGCATFVHYYIINKLFEQGRLTEGSYMEMMHSHTNVVLQPEYDDPRYSGINPYALGFAMMQDIRRICEEPTDEDREWFPDFAGDPDWRRVMRNAWANYRDESFIQQFLSPHLIRKFKLFTLADDAEQSHLVVSQIHNRTGYRSVRRDLAHSYDLAYLEPDIQVTDADLKGDRELKLTHTVRDGIHLSEEDRDEVLKHLRRLWGYDVSLAAVDAGE, from the coding sequence ATGCAGGCGGGTGACACTGTCGCGAAACCAATGTTCACAGGGCCGGAATGGACCTTTGAGTTGTTGGAGGTCGCGCGCGATGCGATTGAGGATATCGCGCTCAATGATCTGGGGCTGGATGTCTATCCAAATCAGATCGAAATCATCTCGGCCGAACAGATGCTGGATGCCTATTCCTGCGTCGGCCTGCCCCTGATGTATCAGCACTGGTCGTTCGGGAAGCATTTTGCCCGTGATGAGGCGCTCTATCGGACTGGCCGACAGGGGTTGGCCTATGAGATTGTCATCAACTCAAACCCCTGTATCAGCTACAATATGGAAGAGAATACGATGGCCATGCAGACGCTGGTCATGGCGCATGCGGCCTTTGGGCATAATCATTTCTTCAAGAACAACTACCTGTTCCAGCAATGGACCGACGCGGCTGGTATCCATGATTACCTGGCCTTTGCCAAGAATTACATCGCCGCCTGCGAGGAACGCTATGGTCTCAGCGCGGTTGAGGAAATCCTGGATGCGGCCCATGCATTGCAGTCGCAGGGGGTGTTTCGTTATGGGCGCCCGCCCAAACCAACCACCGAAGAACTGGCCGCGATGCAAAAGGTGCGGGAAGGCCATGAAAGCGCGCAGAGCGTATTGGACATCTGGACCGATGCCACGTTGGGCCGGGACAAGCTGGAACAGATCAAGGATGAACCTTACAGTGCCCGCCGCAAGCTGATGAACCTGCCGCAGGAGAACCTGCTGTATTTTCTGGAAAAGCACAGTCCGGTACTGGAGCCTTGGCAATGCGAGATCCTGCGCATTGTGCGAATGCTGGCGCAGTATCTTTATCCGCAGAAGCAGACCAAGGTCATGAATGAGGGCTGCGCGACCTTTGTGCATTATTACATCATCAACAAGCTGTTTGAGCAGGGGCGCCTGACCGAAGGCTCCTATATGGAGATGATGCACAGCCACACCAATGTGGTGCTTCAGCCCGAGTATGACGACCCGCGTTATTCCGGTATCAACCCCTATGCGCTGGGGTTTGCGATGATGCAGGATATCCGGCGGATCTGCGAGGAGCCGACCGACGAAGATCGGGAGTGGTTTCCTGATTTTGCAGGCGATCCTGATTGGCGGCGGGTGATGCGGAACGCCTGGGCCAACTACCGGGATGAAAGCTTCATCCAGCAGTTCCTGTCGCCTCATCTTATCCGCAAGTTCAAGCTGTTCACCCTCGCCGATGATGCCGAACAGTCGCATCTGGTGGTAAGCCAGATTCACAATCGTACTGGCTATCGCTCGGTGCGCCGGGATCTCGCACACTCTTACGATCTGGCCTATTTAGAGCCTGATATTCAGGTCACGGACGCCGATCTGAAGGGGGATCGCGAGCTGAAGCTGACCCATACCGTGCGCGACGGAATCCACCTGTCGGAGGAGGACCGTGACGAGGTACTGAAGCACCTGCGCAGGCTCTGGGGGTATGATGTCAGTCTTGCGGCAGTCGATGCAGGGGAATGA
- a CDS encoding YeaH/YhbH family protein, protein MHHFIDRRANPKGKSLGNRQRFLERARESIKERVDRSVRDKSIKDGGGIPAEGEKVTIPSRGLKEPRFHHSSKGGRRRHVLPGNKDFVVGDTLKRPQGGAGEGGKQASEDGDGADEFSFTLTRDEYLEILFDGLELPDLVEKATVETETIGTRRAGLTTAGTPNNLNLVRTMRNSLGRRIALQRPSARSIAELQGEIEELESLPERSEKQQIHLEDLRHRLEVLERKRRVVGYIDPLDLRYDTHVPEKIRNSRAVVFCLMDVSGSMQEREKDLAKRFFLLLHLFLTRSYEHTELVFVRHTHHAQEVDEETFFYARETGGTIVSTALEKMKEIVAERYPPDEWNIYGAQASDGENFGNDSARCKALLLEDLLPVCQYYAYVEIVDENAEMLLNNPEAGEDLWQNYRQVKAQAPHFEMQRVSQPSHIYPIFREFFLPKAKGAQNAGG, encoded by the coding sequence ATGCATCATTTTATCGACAGGCGCGCCAATCCCAAGGGCAAGAGTTTGGGGAACCGGCAACGGTTCCTTGAGCGTGCCCGTGAAAGCATCAAGGAACGTGTCGATAGGTCGGTCCGAGATAAGTCGATCAAGGATGGCGGTGGCATCCCGGCCGAAGGTGAGAAGGTCACCATTCCTTCGCGCGGGCTGAAAGAGCCCCGCTTCCACCACTCATCCAAAGGCGGGCGACGCCGCCATGTGCTGCCGGGCAACAAGGATTTTGTTGTCGGAGATACCCTGAAGCGACCCCAAGGTGGGGCGGGTGAGGGCGGCAAACAGGCCTCCGAGGATGGTGACGGCGCGGATGAATTTTCCTTCACACTGACGCGTGACGAATATCTTGAGATCTTGTTCGACGGGCTGGAATTGCCGGATCTGGTCGAAAAGGCGACTGTAGAGACTGAAACCATCGGAACACGCCGTGCAGGGCTGACCACTGCGGGCACGCCGAATAACCTCAACCTTGTGCGGACCATGCGCAATTCCTTGGGGCGCCGGATCGCGTTGCAGCGGCCCTCCGCCAGATCCATTGCCGAGCTACAGGGCGAGATTGAAGAGCTGGAGTCGCTGCCGGAACGTAGCGAAAAACAGCAGATCCATCTCGAGGATTTGCGACACCGGCTGGAGGTTCTGGAGCGCAAACGTCGGGTGGTTGGCTATATCGATCCGCTGGATCTGCGCTATGATACGCATGTGCCGGAAAAAATCCGCAACTCACGCGCGGTTGTCTTCTGCCTCATGGATGTCTCCGGCTCCATGCAGGAGCGGGAGAAGGATCTGGCAAAACGCTTCTTCCTGCTGCTGCATCTGTTCCTGACCCGCAGCTACGAACACACCGAACTGGTGTTTGTGCGCCATACCCATCACGCGCAAGAGGTCGATGAGGAGACGTTTTTCTATGCGCGCGAAACCGGTGGCACCATCGTCTCGACCGCGCTGGAAAAAATGAAGGAGATTGTCGCCGAACGGTATCCGCCGGATGAATGGAACATCTATGGCGCACAGGCCTCTGACGGGGAAAATTTCGGCAATGACTCGGCGCGCTGCAAGGCGCTGCTGCTGGAGGACCTGCTGCCGGTTTGCCAGTATTACGCGTACGTCGAAATCGTCGATGAAAACGCAGAGATGCTGTTGAACAACCCCGAAGCGGGCGAGGACTTATGGCAGAACTACCGGCAGGTGAAGGCACAGGCTCCGCATTTTGAAATGCAGCGCGTGTCGCAGCCATCGCATATCTATCCGATTTTCCGGGAATTCTTCCTTCCCAAGGCAAAAGGGGCGCAGAATGCAGGCGGGTGA
- a CDS encoding PrkA family serine protein kinase — protein MKDIAEIFAEQYGETREQEMSLQDYLNACRDDPSMYANVAERMLKAIGEEELVDTSKDARLGPIFQNRTIKRYSAFKDFYGMEDTIERIVGYFRHAAQGLEERKQILYLLGPVGGGKSSLAERLKRLVEDQPIYVLKAGHQLSPIFESPLGLFDPVRMGKLLSDEYGIAQHRLPGLMSPWAVQRLDEFGGDINKFSVVRLYPSRLRRICVAKVEPGDENNQDISTLVGKVDIRQLEHFSQDNPDAYSFSGGLNRATQGVLEFVEMFKAPIKMLHPLLTATQEGNYMGTESFGAIPFTGLILAHSNESEWQQFKNNKNNEAFIDRVSIVKVPYCLRVTEEAKIYDKLIEYSELAEAPCAPETLKILSRFSVLTRLKPHENSNLYSKLRVYDGESLKDTDPKAKTVQEYQDRAGVDEGMNGISTRFAFKVLSTTFNFDTDEVAADPVHLMYVLEQMIKREQFPTETEAKYLAFIKTELAPRYEEFIGNEIQKAYLESYTEYGQNVFDRYISYADAWIEEQDYKDPDTGQLYDREVLDAELSKIEKPVGIANPKDFRNEVVKFALRHRANTGSNPAWNSYEKLRDVIEKHMFSQVEELLPVISFGSKKDSKTEGKHQEFVERMRSHGYTDRQVRRLVEWYMRVNKAG, from the coding sequence ATGAAAGACATTGCCGAAATCTTTGCCGAACAATATGGCGAAACGCGTGAGCAGGAGATGTCGTTGCAGGACTACCTGAATGCCTGCCGTGATGATCCCAGCATGTACGCCAATGTCGCCGAACGTATGCTCAAGGCAATTGGCGAAGAGGAACTGGTCGATACATCAAAAGATGCGCGATTGGGGCCGATCTTTCAGAACCGTACTATCAAGCGATACTCTGCCTTCAAGGATTTCTACGGCATGGAGGACACGATCGAGCGGATCGTGGGCTACTTCCGCCACGCTGCGCAGGGGTTGGAAGAGCGCAAACAGATACTCTACCTGCTGGGCCCCGTTGGCGGCGGTAAATCTTCTCTCGCGGAACGCCTAAAACGTCTGGTCGAGGATCAGCCAATCTACGTGCTGAAGGCAGGGCACCAGTTGTCCCCCATTTTTGAGAGCCCGCTGGGCCTTTTTGATCCGGTTCGCATGGGCAAGCTGCTGAGCGATGAATACGGGATCGCCCAGCATCGTCTGCCGGGGCTCATGTCTCCCTGGGCGGTGCAGCGGTTGGATGAGTTTGGTGGCGATATCAACAAATTCTCAGTGGTGCGGCTGTACCCGTCGCGGCTGAGGCGGATTTGCGTAGCGAAGGTTGAGCCGGGAGACGAGAACAATCAGGATATCTCCACTCTTGTCGGGAAGGTTGACATTCGCCAGTTGGAGCATTTCAGCCAGGACAACCCGGATGCCTATAGTTTCTCGGGCGGGTTGAACCGCGCAACGCAGGGGGTGCTTGAATTTGTCGAGATGTTCAAAGCGCCGATCAAGATGTTGCACCCGCTGCTGACTGCCACGCAGGAAGGCAACTACATGGGGACCGAAAGCTTCGGCGCGATTCCCTTCACAGGGCTGATCTTGGCGCATTCAAACGAATCTGAATGGCAGCAGTTTAAGAACAACAAGAACAATGAGGCCTTCATCGACCGGGTGTCGATTGTGAAGGTCCCATATTGCCTGCGCGTCACCGAAGAGGCGAAGATCTACGACAAGCTAATTGAGTATAGTGAGCTTGCGGAAGCCCCTTGTGCTCCTGAAACGCTGAAAATCCTCAGCCGGTTCTCAGTTCTCACCCGGCTGAAGCCGCATGAGAATTCTAACCTCTATTCCAAACTGCGCGTTTATGATGGCGAGAGCCTGAAGGATACCGACCCAAAGGCGAAAACTGTGCAGGAATATCAGGACCGGGCCGGGGTCGATGAAGGGATGAACGGGATCTCCACGCGCTTTGCCTTCAAGGTGCTGTCGACCACGTTCAACTTCGACACCGATGAGGTCGCAGCAGATCCGGTCCATCTGATGTATGTGCTGGAGCAGATGATCAAACGCGAACAGTTCCCAACGGAGACGGAGGCAAAATATCTCGCCTTCATCAAGACGGAACTGGCGCCTCGTTACGAGGAGTTCATCGGCAACGAAATCCAGAAGGCCTATCTGGAGAGCTATACCGAATACGGGCAGAACGTGTTCGACAGGTATATCTCTTATGCTGACGCCTGGATTGAGGAGCAGGATTACAAGGACCCCGATACTGGCCAGCTCTATGACCGCGAGGTTCTGGATGCCGAGCTCAGCAAGATCGAGAAACCCGTCGGCATCGCCAACCCCAAGGATTTCCGCAATGAGGTTGTGAAATTCGCCCTGCGTCATCGTGCCAATACCGGGTCAAACCCGGCGTGGAATTCCTACGAGAAACTGCGGGATGTGATTGAGAAACACATGTTCAGTCAGGTCGAGGAGCTGCTTCCGGTGATTTCTTTCGGATCTAAGAAAGACAGCAAGACCGAAGGCAAGCATCAGGAATTCGTCGAACGGATGCGCAGCCACGGCTATACCGACCGGCAGGTCCGGCGCTTGGTGGAATGGTACATGCGCGTGAACAAGGCGGGCTAA